Proteins found in one Geomonas subterranea genomic segment:
- a CDS encoding aldehyde ferredoxin oxidoreductase C-terminal domain-containing protein produces MRFTTTTPGSDPSAVLYNRCTVSLGDGAITMEEIPCRNLEEVLGGFGRSFQMLAERPVQQVYTPENPLILNTGLLTGSNVMTGLRSYFSAYSPLKESRKGLPAAMWSAASGKFGSKLKWTGIDEVVFEGRAEEPVYAVFRAGENGPEAELKPAGHLLGLSSHDKIMALQKEYPEAHFAAIGPAGEHYQQVLMGAVALSTENQLKSGEDKCRFAGRGGMGSLMGYKNLIAVVAQSEDRLPPVGVEMRDVNRDVVKGGGSNRFQPLAQGGGGGTWANLEVLDVFKAVPENNFRSIAGKRIEGLYRDSVEESLHVRSEACFRCGVRCHNNLYRKNADGSAGDFVAKFDFEPLNLFGTNLGIHDGEKVAELIRLCDNLAMDAISLGTTIAYVLDYNARHPGNTILNGATFGDYDKVRELVLATGTGSCDLIGHGVQRLSTRLGETGYAMQVKGLELPAYLPETNPGYAFAIAGGHMSMGTHMMVAREGKVGMDEWVQAITQQGLLQVGYDMIGLCKFVGLGLGHDFVVRAVKAATGLEITSAEIVAAVRRAYLRGLALELNQGYQDDEYTLPQQVFSEANPTITLPRFVTREFLDEMKKRVWDAFKPEMAGLLPEPDGKT; encoded by the coding sequence ATGAGATTTACCACCACTACGCCGGGGAGCGACCCGTCCGCAGTGCTCTACAACCGCTGCACGGTCTCCCTCGGGGACGGCGCCATTACCATGGAAGAGATACCCTGCCGCAACCTCGAAGAGGTGCTGGGAGGTTTCGGAAGATCCTTCCAGATGCTGGCCGAGCGGCCGGTGCAACAGGTATACACGCCGGAGAACCCGCTCATCCTCAACACGGGGCTCCTGACCGGCAGCAACGTGATGACCGGGCTGCGCAGCTACTTTTCCGCCTACAGCCCGCTCAAGGAGTCCCGCAAAGGGCTTCCCGCCGCCATGTGGTCCGCCGCAAGCGGCAAGTTCGGCAGCAAACTGAAGTGGACCGGGATCGACGAGGTGGTCTTCGAGGGGCGCGCCGAGGAACCGGTCTACGCCGTCTTCCGCGCCGGAGAAAACGGGCCGGAAGCGGAACTGAAACCGGCCGGACACCTGCTCGGACTCAGCAGCCACGACAAGATCATGGCACTGCAAAAGGAGTATCCGGAAGCGCATTTCGCCGCCATCGGCCCGGCCGGTGAACACTACCAACAGGTGCTGATGGGCGCAGTCGCGCTCAGCACCGAAAACCAGCTGAAGTCGGGCGAGGACAAGTGCCGCTTTGCCGGTCGCGGCGGCATGGGGAGCCTGATGGGGTACAAGAACCTGATCGCCGTCGTGGCGCAGAGCGAGGACCGGCTCCCGCCGGTCGGCGTCGAGATGAGGGACGTGAACCGGGACGTGGTGAAGGGAGGGGGTTCCAACAGGTTCCAGCCCCTGGCGCAGGGGGGGGGCGGCGGGACCTGGGCCAATCTCGAGGTGCTGGACGTCTTCAAGGCGGTGCCGGAAAACAACTTCCGCTCCATAGCAGGCAAGCGAATCGAGGGGCTTTACCGCGACAGCGTGGAAGAGTCGCTCCACGTGCGCAGCGAAGCATGCTTTCGCTGCGGGGTGCGCTGCCACAACAACCTCTACCGCAAGAACGCGGACGGGAGCGCCGGGGATTTCGTCGCCAAGTTCGACTTCGAGCCGCTGAACCTCTTCGGCACCAACCTGGGGATTCACGACGGGGAGAAGGTCGCCGAGCTGATCCGGCTGTGCGACAACCTCGCCATGGACGCCATCTCCCTGGGCACCACCATAGCCTACGTACTCGACTACAACGCGCGCCACCCCGGGAACACCATCCTGAACGGGGCCACCTTCGGCGATTATGACAAGGTGCGCGAACTGGTGCTCGCCACCGGTACCGGCAGCTGCGACCTCATCGGCCACGGCGTGCAGCGGCTCTCCACAAGGCTTGGCGAGACTGGCTACGCCATGCAGGTGAAGGGGCTGGAACTCCCGGCCTACCTCCCGGAAACCAACCCCGGTTACGCCTTCGCCATCGCCGGCGGACACATGTCCATGGGGACCCACATGATGGTCGCCCGGGAGGGAAAAGTCGGCATGGACGAATGGGTGCAGGCGATCACGCAGCAGGGGCTGCTCCAAGTCGGCTACGACATGATCGGACTGTGCAAGTTCGTGGGGCTGGGTCTTGGGCACGATTTCGTGGTGCGGGCGGTAAAGGCCGCGACCGGCCTGGAGATCACTTCCGCGGAGATCGTCGCGGCGGTGCGCCGCGCCTACCTCAGGGGACTCGCCTTGGAGCTGAACCAGGGGTACCAGGACGACGAATACACCCTCCCGCAGCAGGTCTTCAGCGAAGCGAACCCGACCATCACCCTGCCTCGATTCGTCACGCGGGAGTTCCTGGACGAGATGAAGAAGCGGGTATGGGATGCATTCAAACCGGAAATGGCGGGACTTTTACCTGAGCCGGACGGGAAAACATAG
- a CDS encoding aspartate aminotransferase family protein, with amino-acid sequence MITEMKTSYRVVSDARLAELRGREDRLFHERTPASRKTFERAHEMLLNGVPMPWMGDWGTSHPIFVKQAQGNRISDIDGNEYLDFCLGDTGAMFGHSPEPTAAAVADQVRNGITTMLPSESALAIGSELGRRFGLPFWQVAMTATEANRYVLRICRALTGRHKVLVMNECYHGSIDETLPHIGPTGKLELRSDFDMNPGVPKDALTRVVEFNDIAALERELAHGDVACVLAEPIMTNCGMVLPAEGYHDALRALCTRYGSILVIDETHTLSTGPGGYTAAYGLKPDFVTLGKSIAGGIPVAVYGFTKEIADRINASFGKKSVSDPMGIGGTLSGNMFAIRAMEATLTHVATDDAFGRMIAGQNRLSDGLDAALKRHDIPWSVTRSGARCELQFMPRLPKNGSEAKAHFDWELIYYTHLYLANRGVLITPFHNMMLVPPMATDAQIDTLVQVWGDCMAELSAR; translated from the coding sequence ATGATAACTGAAATGAAGACGTCCTACCGGGTGGTGTCCGATGCGCGGCTGGCAGAACTCAGGGGGCGCGAGGACAGGCTCTTTCACGAGCGTACGCCCGCGTCCAGGAAGACCTTCGAGCGCGCCCACGAAATGCTCCTGAACGGGGTGCCTATGCCGTGGATGGGGGACTGGGGCACCTCCCATCCGATATTCGTAAAGCAGGCGCAAGGGAACAGGATCAGCGACATCGACGGCAACGAGTACCTCGACTTCTGCCTGGGGGACACCGGGGCCATGTTCGGCCATTCCCCCGAGCCGACCGCGGCGGCGGTGGCCGACCAGGTGCGAAACGGGATCACCACGATGCTGCCGTCGGAGAGCGCCCTCGCCATCGGCAGCGAGCTCGGTCGCCGGTTCGGCCTCCCCTTCTGGCAGGTCGCCATGACCGCCACCGAGGCGAACCGCTACGTCCTCAGGATTTGCCGCGCGCTCACCGGCAGGCACAAGGTCCTCGTCATGAACGAGTGCTACCACGGTTCCATCGACGAAACCCTGCCGCACATAGGCCCGACCGGAAAGCTGGAACTCCGCTCCGATTTCGACATGAACCCGGGGGTCCCCAAGGACGCGCTGACCCGCGTGGTCGAATTCAACGACATTGCCGCACTGGAAAGGGAGCTGGCCCACGGCGACGTGGCCTGCGTCCTCGCCGAGCCGATCATGACCAACTGCGGCATGGTGCTTCCGGCCGAAGGGTACCACGATGCGCTCAGGGCGCTTTGCACAAGGTACGGCAGCATCCTGGTCATCGACGAGACCCACACCCTCTCCACGGGCCCCGGCGGCTACACGGCGGCCTACGGCCTCAAGCCGGATTTCGTCACGCTCGGCAAATCCATCGCCGGCGGCATCCCGGTTGCTGTGTACGGGTTCACCAAGGAGATCGCGGACCGGATCAACGCCTCCTTCGGCAAAAAGAGCGTCTCCGACCCGATGGGGATAGGTGGGACCCTCTCCGGCAACATGTTCGCCATCCGGGCCATGGAGGCGACCCTGACGCACGTGGCCACCGACGATGCCTTCGGGCGGATGATCGCCGGGCAAAACAGGCTTTCGGACGGGCTCGACGCGGCGCTGAAAAGGCACGACATCCCCTGGAGCGTCACCAGAAGCGGCGCCCGTTGCGAACTGCAGTTCATGCCGCGCCTGCCCAAAAACGGCTCCGAGGCGAAGGCCCATTTCGACTGGGAGCTCATATACTACACCCACCTCTACCTGGCCAACCGCGGCGTGCTCATCACCCCGTTCCACAACATGATGCTGGTCCCCCCCATGGCGACCGACGCCCAGATCGACACCCTGGTACAGGTCTGGGGCGACTGCATGGCGGAACTGTCCGCCCGCTAG
- a CDS encoding fatty acid--CoA ligase: MSDLLIPRTPSAYDYPLLIKNMLLYPVVDNPDQEIVYRDLYRGNYRQLRERVGRVANMLTSLGVRPGQTVAVMDWDSHRYLELFFAVPMIGAVLHTINVRLSPEQILYTIDHAEDDVMLVNAEFLPIMEQIRGRIDNVRTYVLLSDDRQKHDGTVPFAGEYEELLAQASPSFDFPDLDENTRATTFYTTGTTGMPKGVYFSHRQLVLHTMGLMVTLGSATAHACLHRDDVYMPITPMFHVHAWGLPYVATMLGLKQVYPGRYMPETLLELKAREGATFSHCVPTILHMMLKHPHAEGMDLRGWKLIIGGAAMSRNLCVEALRMGIDVFTGYGMSETCPILTVSQLTPAMLELSHAEQAEIRCKTGLTLPLVDLRVVDADLQELPRDGVSAGNVVVRSPWLTQGYLKDHKASERLWEGGYLHTGDVAVRDELGYLRITDRSKDVIKVAGEWVSSLELEDIIAHHPAVAEVAVIGKADEKWGERPLALVVAKPSVKISEKELAHYVREYADKGVVSKQVVLVKVKLVDAIDKTSVGKINKVALREKHLG, translated from the coding sequence ATGAGTGATTTGCTTATCCCGCGTACCCCGTCCGCTTACGACTACCCGCTGCTGATCAAAAACATGCTCCTCTACCCCGTGGTCGACAACCCGGACCAGGAGATCGTCTACCGCGACCTCTATCGCGGCAACTACCGGCAACTCAGGGAGAGGGTAGGGCGGGTGGCGAACATGCTGACCAGCCTCGGGGTCCGTCCCGGGCAGACGGTCGCGGTCATGGACTGGGACAGCCACCGCTACCTCGAACTCTTCTTCGCGGTGCCCATGATCGGCGCGGTGCTGCACACCATCAACGTGCGCCTGTCGCCTGAACAGATCCTGTACACCATCGACCATGCCGAGGACGACGTGATGCTGGTGAACGCGGAATTCCTTCCTATCATGGAGCAGATCCGCGGCAGGATCGACAACGTGCGCACCTATGTCCTCCTCTCGGACGACCGGCAAAAGCATGACGGCACCGTCCCCTTCGCTGGCGAATATGAGGAGTTGCTGGCGCAGGCATCCCCCTCCTTCGACTTCCCCGACCTGGACGAGAACACCCGTGCCACCACCTTCTACACCACCGGGACCACGGGGATGCCCAAGGGGGTGTACTTCAGCCACCGCCAGCTCGTGCTGCACACCATGGGGCTCATGGTGACGCTCGGCTCGGCCACCGCGCACGCCTGTCTGCACCGGGACGACGTCTACATGCCGATCACCCCCATGTTCCACGTTCACGCCTGGGGACTTCCTTACGTCGCCACCATGCTGGGGCTGAAGCAGGTCTACCCGGGGCGCTATATGCCCGAGACCCTGCTCGAATTAAAGGCGCGGGAAGGGGCCACCTTCTCCCACTGCGTCCCGACCATCCTGCACATGATGCTGAAGCACCCCCACGCCGAAGGCATGGACCTGCGCGGCTGGAAGCTCATCATCGGCGGCGCGGCGATGTCGCGCAACCTCTGCGTCGAGGCGCTCAGGATGGGAATCGACGTCTTCACCGGCTACGGCATGTCCGAGACCTGTCCGATATTGACCGTCTCGCAGCTCACTCCGGCCATGCTGGAGCTGTCGCATGCCGAGCAGGCCGAGATCCGCTGCAAGACCGGCCTCACCCTGCCGCTGGTGGACCTGCGCGTGGTCGATGCAGACCTGCAGGAACTGCCGCGTGACGGCGTCAGCGCCGGCAACGTCGTGGTCCGCTCCCCCTGGCTCACCCAGGGATACTTGAAGGACCACAAGGCATCCGAGCGGCTCTGGGAAGGGGGGTACCTGCACACCGGCGATGTCGCGGTGCGCGACGAGTTGGGCTACCTGCGCATCACCGACCGGAGCAAGGACGTCATCAAGGTGGCGGGGGAGTGGGTTTCCTCGCTGGAGCTTGAGGATATAATCGCCCACCATCCGGCGGTTGCCGAGGTCGCCGTCATCGGCAAGGCCGACGAGAAATGGGGCGAGCGCCCCCTGGCCCTGGTGGTCGCCAAGCCTTCGGTGAAGATTTCCGAGAAGGAGCTGGCCCATTACGTCAGGGAATACGCCGACAAGGGGGTGGTCAGCAAGCAGGTCGTGCTGGTCAAGGTGAAACTCGTCGACGCCATCGACAAGACCAGCGTAGGCAAGATCAACAAGGTCGCCCTCAGGGAAAAGCATTTGGGGTAG
- a CDS encoding putrescine aminotransferase yields MMRDVAYAQSEAQRMLNLLLTPEHEVPAAEREKIEQETVENFVNHINKGWLKYRKSMTEAGDYASVEWTGQGSILTDTRGREFIDILGGFGLYSAGIRHPKIVAAAKAQLDRSPQYSQEMLDPLRAHLGKVLAHLLPGDIQYGFFINSGTEAVDGAMKLAKLYTGKAGFISTERAFHGKTLGPLTLMGKAMYREPLLPLLGNVRHVPYGDAAAVERAIVSAHQVGDGIAAMIAEPIQGEAGAIIPPDDYWPKLREICDKYGVLLIADEVQTGLGRTGTLFGVDHWNVTPDIICLGKALGGGVIPCSGFFASKKVWECMEPNPFMHSTTTGGNPIACAAALAYINVMLEEDLPRQAREKGEYIVSKLEGLKAKYPQVLKEVRGKGLLIGMDFPTDEMGWQVASGMFTRRVLTAGTFINAKSIRIEPALTIGYDLIDEMLVRLEDVFKSIAKEQ; encoded by the coding sequence ATGATGAGAGACGTAGCGTACGCACAAAGCGAAGCCCAGAGGATGCTGAACCTGCTCCTGACCCCGGAGCACGAGGTTCCTGCGGCCGAGCGCGAGAAGATCGAGCAGGAGACCGTGGAGAATTTCGTCAACCACATCAACAAGGGGTGGCTCAAGTACAGAAAATCGATGACCGAGGCCGGCGACTACGCCTCCGTCGAGTGGACCGGACAGGGCTCCATCCTCACCGACACCCGCGGCCGCGAGTTCATCGACATCCTGGGCGGCTTCGGCCTCTACTCCGCCGGGATCAGGCATCCCAAGATCGTCGCCGCCGCTAAGGCCCAGCTCGACCGCAGCCCCCAGTACAGCCAGGAGATGCTCGACCCGCTGCGCGCCCACCTGGGCAAGGTGCTCGCCCACCTGCTCCCCGGCGACATCCAGTACGGCTTCTTCATCAACTCCGGCACCGAGGCGGTGGACGGCGCCATGAAGCTCGCCAAGCTCTACACCGGCAAGGCAGGCTTCATCTCCACCGAGCGCGCCTTCCACGGCAAGACCCTTGGGCCGCTGACCCTCATGGGCAAGGCGATGTACCGCGAGCCGCTTCTGCCGCTTCTGGGCAACGTGCGCCACGTTCCTTACGGCGACGCCGCGGCGGTCGAGAGGGCAATCGTGTCGGCACACCAGGTGGGTGACGGCATCGCCGCCATGATTGCCGAGCCGATCCAGGGCGAGGCCGGCGCCATCATCCCGCCGGACGATTACTGGCCGAAACTGCGCGAGATCTGCGACAAGTACGGCGTGCTCCTGATCGCCGACGAGGTGCAGACCGGTCTCGGGCGCACCGGCACCCTCTTCGGGGTGGACCACTGGAACGTGACCCCGGACATCATCTGCCTGGGCAAGGCCCTGGGGGGCGGCGTCATCCCCTGCTCCGGCTTCTTTGCCAGCAAGAAGGTGTGGGAATGCATGGAGCCGAACCCCTTCATGCACTCCACCACCACCGGCGGCAACCCGATCGCCTGCGCCGCGGCTTTGGCCTACATCAACGTGATGCTGGAAGAGGATCTGCCGCGCCAGGCGCGCGAGAAAGGGGAGTACATCGTCTCGAAGCTGGAGGGTCTGAAGGCGAAGTACCCGCAGGTCCTGAAAGAAGTGCGCGGCAAGGGGCTCCTGATCGGCATGGATTTCCCGACCGACGAGATGGGTTGGCAGGTCGCCTCCGGCATGTTCACCCGCCGCGTCCTGACCGCCGGCACCTTCATCAACGCGAAGAGCATCAGGATCGAGCCCGCCCTGACCATCGGCTACGACCTCATCGACGAGATGCTGGTCAGGCTCGAAGACGTCTTCAAGAGCATCGCCAAGGAGCAATGA
- a CDS encoding NAD-glutamate dehydrogenase domain-containing protein produces MDIVDDRISGKVQRVMKQSRSLADRNLAWIHSRIHPYFFITMQEEIDAIAILASGLHNLSRNRRMILADRDRMLIQAVLNRPGSLYETLRTLKEREISYAHFAVSNGPLPDSEHHLELQRFEFDRKSPQEVSASKDKAPTAIRRRIAAALKRDYPGFDHKRLDYLLNILWINNQDYVRISPATRVARTLTLFQHTRNNGGVYLDAEPANTGETRLMFAVGNPPQRDFLQQIMEVFNRLEVSVKRAYCLTISNEIHPYFLGNFYVTTRDGSEVTRGSELFLRLQSELYNTQILSTASPSYAELVVKGVMSGEDALLVNAMIGFCHTNLAHTHPDSFDLEGIMRAFHNHPDIAQQLVKLFRARFDPAVSDREAQYAAVLEETTRVVDSYNTGHGFLDEFRRSIFRCALLFIRYTLKTNFYVLEKSALAFRLDPGYMSELEPKFSADLPPERPFRITYFHARYGLGYHIGFSDIARGGWRTLITNGRDDYVTCANSLFRENYVLAHTQHLKNKDIYEGGSKMVVVLDAAGIHDRDLVTQRLYKLQYTLINAFLDIFVTDKGKAKDPRVVDYYGEDEPIELGPDENMHDAMVELVAAQSVRRGYLLGIGIMSSKKVGINHKEYGVTSAGVIRFAEITMAELGIDMHRDPFSVKFTGGPNGDVAGNSMRLLLERCPKVAIRLIIDGTGALYDPAGADRDALGRVVLQSDIDAFDAGALHHGGFILYRNRTRREGMKELYCKVVRDQDGLKEFWISNDDFYREYNSLVFTVAADLFIPAGGRPETVREHDCGRFFAEDGTPLTRVIVEGANSFITPKARVELQRRGIVLMRDASANKCGVISSSYEIIANLLLSEKEFLEQKEPYVRDVIRILNKRAEDEARLIFRRHREAGGAQLFTEISDAISTEINAQYATLFNFFQKHPQLCDRPLYRKAILAHLPGMLADKPGYRMRTKGLPPKYKFAILSSEIASSMVYRGEKESDGYRELLEAHLKRLSA; encoded by the coding sequence ATGGATATTGTTGATGACCGCATCTCGGGAAAGGTACAGCGGGTCATGAAGCAGAGCCGCTCTCTCGCCGACCGGAACCTCGCATGGATTCACTCGCGAATCCATCCCTACTTCTTCATCACCATGCAGGAGGAGATCGACGCGATCGCCATCCTTGCCAGCGGGCTGCACAACCTGTCCCGCAACCGCCGCATGATCCTCGCCGACCGCGACCGGATGCTGATCCAGGCGGTGCTCAACCGCCCCGGTTCGCTCTACGAGACGCTGCGCACCCTCAAGGAACGCGAGATCTCCTACGCCCATTTCGCCGTCTCCAATGGCCCGCTCCCCGACTCGGAGCACCACCTCGAGCTGCAGCGCTTCGAATTCGACAGAAAGAGCCCGCAGGAGGTGAGCGCAAGCAAGGACAAGGCTCCCACCGCCATCAGGCGCCGCATCGCGGCAGCCCTCAAGCGCGACTATCCCGGCTTCGACCACAAGAGGCTCGACTACCTCCTCAACATACTCTGGATCAACAACCAGGACTACGTGCGCATCTCTCCTGCCACGCGCGTGGCGCGCACGCTCACGCTGTTCCAGCACACCAGGAACAACGGCGGGGTCTACCTCGACGCCGAGCCGGCAAACACCGGCGAAACCAGGCTCATGTTCGCGGTCGGGAACCCGCCCCAGCGCGACTTCCTGCAGCAGATCATGGAGGTGTTCAACCGCCTCGAGGTGAGCGTGAAGAGGGCCTACTGCCTCACCATCAGCAACGAGATCCACCCCTATTTCCTCGGCAACTTCTACGTGACCACACGCGACGGCTCCGAGGTCACCCGGGGGTCGGAGCTCTTTCTGCGGCTGCAGAGCGAGCTCTACAACACCCAGATTCTCTCCACCGCCTCACCCTCCTACGCCGAGCTCGTGGTCAAGGGGGTGATGAGCGGCGAGGACGCGCTCCTGGTGAACGCCATGATCGGCTTTTGCCACACCAACCTGGCGCACACCCATCCGGACAGCTTCGACCTGGAAGGGATCATGCGCGCCTTCCACAACCACCCCGACATCGCCCAGCAACTGGTGAAGCTGTTCCGCGCCCGCTTCGATCCGGCCGTATCCGACCGCGAGGCGCAGTACGCCGCGGTGCTGGAGGAGACCACGCGGGTCGTGGACAGCTACAACACCGGGCACGGCTTTTTGGACGAGTTCCGGCGCAGCATCTTCCGCTGCGCGCTCCTCTTCATCCGCTACACGCTGAAGACCAACTTCTACGTGCTGGAGAAAAGCGCCCTCGCCTTCCGCCTGGACCCCGGTTACATGTCAGAGCTGGAGCCTAAGTTCTCCGCCGACCTCCCCCCCGAGCGCCCGTTCCGCATCACCTACTTCCACGCCCGCTACGGGCTCGGCTACCACATAGGCTTCTCGGACATCGCCCGCGGCGGCTGGCGCACGCTGATCACCAACGGCCGCGACGACTACGTGACCTGCGCCAACTCCCTCTTCCGCGAGAACTACGTGCTCGCTCACACCCAGCACCTGAAGAACAAGGACATCTACGAGGGGGGGTCCAAGATGGTGGTCGTGCTGGACGCGGCGGGAATCCATGACCGCGACCTGGTCACCCAGCGCCTGTACAAGCTGCAGTACACGCTGATCAACGCCTTCCTCGACATCTTCGTCACCGATAAGGGAAAAGCCAAGGACCCGCGCGTGGTCGACTACTACGGCGAGGACGAGCCCATCGAACTCGGTCCGGACGAGAACATGCACGACGCCATGGTCGAGTTGGTAGCTGCCCAGTCGGTGCGTCGCGGCTACCTTCTCGGCATCGGGATCATGTCCAGCAAGAAGGTGGGGATCAATCACAAGGAGTACGGCGTCACCTCGGCGGGGGTGATCCGGTTCGCCGAGATCACCATGGCCGAACTCGGGATCGACATGCACCGCGACCCGTTCTCGGTGAAGTTCACCGGCGGCCCCAACGGCGACGTGGCCGGCAACTCCATGCGCCTTCTGCTGGAGCGCTGTCCCAAGGTGGCGATCCGGCTCATCATCGACGGCACCGGCGCGCTCTACGACCCGGCCGGGGCCGACCGCGACGCCCTGGGGAGGGTCGTGCTGCAGTCCGACATCGATGCCTTCGACGCCGGCGCCCTGCATCACGGCGGCTTCATCCTCTACCGCAACCGGACCCGGCGCGAGGGGATGAAGGAGCTCTACTGCAAGGTCGTGCGGGACCAGGATGGGCTCAAGGAGTTCTGGATCTCCAACGACGACTTCTACCGCGAATACAACTCGCTGGTCTTCACCGTGGCGGCGGACCTCTTCATCCCCGCCGGCGGCAGGCCCGAAACCGTCCGCGAACACGACTGCGGCCGCTTCTTCGCCGAGGACGGCACCCCGCTCACCCGCGTCATCGTGGAGGGGGCCAACTCCTTCATCACCCCCAAGGCGAGGGTCGAGCTGCAGCGGCGCGGCATCGTTTTGATGCGCGACGCCTCCGCCAACAAGTGCGGGGTCATCTCCTCATCCTACGAGATCATCGCCAACCTGCTCCTGTCCGAGAAGGAGTTCCTGGAACAGAAGGAGCCCTACGTCCGCGACGTGATCCGGATCCTGAACAAGAGGGCCGAGGACGAGGCTCGGCTCATCTTCCGCCGCCACCGGGAGGCGGGGGGCGCTCAGCTCTTCACCGAGATCTCGGACGCCATCAGCACGGAGATCAACGCCCAGTACGCGACGCTGTTCAACTTCTTCCAGAAGCACCCGCAGTTGTGCGACCGGCCGCTGTACCGAAAGGCGATTCTCGCTCACCTGCCCGGCATGCTTGCCGACAAACCGGGGTACCGGATGCGGACCAAGGGACTGCCCCCCAAGTACAAGTTCGCCATCCTCTCCAGCGAGATCGCCTCATCCATGGTCTACCGCGGCGAAAAGGAGAGCGACGGCTACCGGGAACTCCTGGAGGCCCACCTGAAACGGCTGTCGGCCTGA
- a CDS encoding amino acid permease, whose amino-acid sequence MTDQVKEVHLLETGFESFDDGGLKRGLKDRHVMMIALGGIIGSAFFLGTGSIVKDVGPSAFITYAFGGLIVYLVMIALGELAVAIPISGSFVTYASEFISPSWAAGVGWSYVFNWMAYIPAECIAGGIIMKTFVPGTSEWMWAVLFGIIITVVNISHVEAFGEIEFWLSIVKVMAIVVFCVVAVLIYFNVIPNQHPAGMGTTYLTGNGGIFPNGGFVLLTTMVMLLVNFQGVEIIGLTAGEAKDPSKTIPTAVRSITIRVIMLFMVPVFLLVTIFPWANAGVEGGSVFAAALEQYGLHWAAGLFSFVVLTAALSCANSGLYSTVRVTWAMAREGMAPKFLGALNKHQVPGNAALFVIAGVWFFLAGSYFFAASKVFVALLSISGFTGTIAWISIIWSQMNFRKRLVANGYSTKDLKYVAPGFPYLAHLGIWGMVGCLAFTAFNESLRIGFYAGVPLLILPIVIHKMRKVDHELLAKLHSKVRFDDLFKPRNACAVDYAAAETE is encoded by the coding sequence ATGACAGATCAAGTTAAAGAAGTGCATCTGTTGGAAACTGGATTTGAATCGTTCGACGACGGCGGCCTTAAACGCGGGCTCAAGGACCGCCACGTCATGATGATCGCCCTGGGGGGCATCATCGGCTCTGCTTTCTTCCTCGGTACCGGTTCCATCGTCAAGGACGTCGGCCCCTCCGCCTTCATCACCTACGCCTTTGGCGGCCTCATCGTCTACCTCGTCATGATCGCCCTGGGCGAGCTTGCCGTCGCCATCCCCATCTCGGGCTCCTTCGTCACCTACGCCTCCGAATTCATCTCCCCCTCCTGGGCGGCCGGGGTCGGTTGGAGCTACGTCTTCAACTGGATGGCCTACATACCCGCGGAATGTATCGCGGGGGGCATCATCATGAAGACCTTCGTGCCCGGCACCAGCGAATGGATGTGGGCCGTCCTCTTCGGCATCATCATCACGGTGGTCAACATCTCCCATGTCGAGGCCTTCGGCGAGATCGAGTTCTGGCTCTCCATCGTAAAGGTCATGGCCATCGTCGTCTTCTGCGTCGTCGCCGTCCTCATCTACTTCAACGTGATCCCGAACCAGCACCCGGCCGGCATGGGCACAACCTACCTCACCGGCAACGGCGGCATATTCCCCAACGGCGGCTTCGTGCTGCTGACCACCATGGTCATGCTGCTCGTCAACTTCCAGGGGGTCGAGATCATCGGGCTCACCGCGGGTGAGGCGAAAGATCCCAGCAAGACCATCCCCACCGCCGTGCGCAGCATCACCATCAGGGTCATCATGCTGTTCATGGTCCCGGTATTCCTGCTGGTCACCATCTTCCCGTGGGCCAATGCCGGCGTGGAGGGGGGCTCCGTCTTCGCTGCTGCCCTTGAGCAGTACGGCCTGCATTGGGCGGCCGGCCTCTTCAGTTTCGTCGTCCTCACCGCGGCCCTTTCGTGCGCCAATTCCGGCCTCTACTCCACGGTCCGCGTCACCTGGGCCATGGCGCGCGAAGGGATGGCGCCGAAGTTCCTGGGCGCCCTGAACAAGCACCAGGTTCCGGGCAACGCGGCCCTCTTCGTCATCGCCGGCGTATGGTTCTTCCTGGCGGGCTCCTACTTCTTCGCAGCCTCCAAGGTATTCGTCGCCCTTCTCTCCATCTCCGGCTTCACCGGAACCATCGCCTGGATCTCCATCATCTGGTCCCAGATGAACTTCCGCAAGCGCCTGGTGGCCAATGGCTACAGCACCAAGGATCTCAAGTACGTGGCGCCCGGCTTCCCCTACCTCGCGCACCTGGGCATCTGGGGCATGGTCGGCTGCCTGGCCTTTACCGCCTTCAACGAGAGCCTGCGCATCGGCTTCTACGCCGGGGTTCCCCTGCTGATCCTGCCGATCGTCATCCACAAGATGCGCAAGGTCGACCACGAGTTGCTGGCCAAGCTGCACAGCAAGGTACGTTTCGACGACCTCTTCAAGCCGCGCAACGCCTGCGCCGTAGACTACGCCGCCGCCGAGACCGAATAA